The genomic region CGACGACGACCACCTGGCCCGGATCGAGATCACCGAGGCGCCGACCGAGCGGTTGCTCACCAAGGCGCTGGACAAGGTGCCGCCGGAGGGCATCGGCGTGGTCGACATGCCACCGTCGCACGAGCGGCTGCTGAACAAGGCGCTCGAACGGGCCCGGATCGTGATCATCCCGACCCGGGTCGGCGGCGTCGAGACCCCGCGGGTGAAGGCGGTGCTCGACCTGGTCCCGGACGACACCCCGGTCGGCCTGGTGATCTGCTCGGCGCGCACCTACACCCGCTCCTACCAGGAGACGATGCAGCAGTACGCCGACGAGAACATCCCGGTCTGGGGTTCGATCCCCGAGCGCGTCTCGATCACCGCCGGCCCCACCGGTCCGCTCGCCGAGGACGGCCTGGAGGCCTACCGCAAGGTCTGGCGCAAGATCCTCGCGGCCGCCCGCAGCTGATTCTCGCCCGCCGGCGCCGGCCCTGGTCGGCGCCGGCTCGCGGGTCAGCGCTGCAGCGGTGGTTCACCCCGGACGTACGAGCGGATCACGGTGGCGGCGGCGCCGCGGGCCCAGTCGTCGAAGGTGTGCGAGCGCAGCATCAGGCGGCAGTCGCCGGCCGCTCCGAAGGCGTGGGCGGAGAAGGCCCGCCGCATCCGCTGCTCGTACAGGTCGTAGTCGGCCACGCCCTCACCGGCGATGACGACCAGCTCCGGTCCGACCAGGTTCACCATCGCGGCCAGCGCCGACCCGATCACCTCACCGGCCTGGTCGAACGCCTCCCGGGCATGCTCGTCGCCGGCGTGCGCGAGCTCAATCGCCCCGGCCAGGTCCAGCTCCGGCCGGCCGGTGGTCTCCCGGGTCCGGGCCAAGATCGCGTCCGACGATGCGACGGTCTCCACGCACCCCCGTCGTCCACAGGTACAGATCAGCTCGCCGGGCGCCAGCGGCAGATGCCCCAGCTCGCCGGAGACGCCGTACGCGCCCGACACGACCTCGCCGTTCAGGTACAGGCCGCAGCCGACGCCCGACCCGATCGTCACCACCGCGAACGAGTCGGCGTCCACGCCGACCCCGAACCAGTGCTCGGCCACCGTCAGCGCCCGGACGTCGTTCGTCACCACCACCGGCGCCCCGAGCTCCTCGGTCAGCGTCGCGGCCAGCGGCACCTCCCGCCACCCCATGAACGGCGAGTCCCGCACCACGCCGTGCGCGGCGTCGACGTCGCCGGACACCGCGACGCCGATCCCGATCAGCGGACCGGCCCCGTTCGCCTGGTCGTCCAGGAAGTCCATCAGCTCCCGAGCCAGCTCCACGATCCGCGGGATCACCGTCTCGGTCGAGCTGTCCCGCAGCGGGCTGTGCCGAACGGTCCGGATCCCGGCGGTGAGGTCCGTGGTCACGCCGATCAGGCCGGTCGGCGTCACCTTCACCCCGATCACCGAGACGCTGTCGGCCAGGACCGTCAGCGGGCTGACCGGCCGTCCGATGCCGAGCTGGCTCTCGCCGCTTCCCTCGGTCGGCGCGACCGGCTCGTCGGTGACGAATCCGGCCTCGATCAGCGGCGCGACCGCCTTCGTCACGGCCGCCTGGGACAGCCCGGTCCGCCGGGCGATCTGCACCCGCGGAATCGGGCCCTGGGTGAGGATCCTGGTCAGCACCTCGACCCCGGCCGGCGTCGCCAGCGGCAGCGGTCGGTTCGGGCGCAGCGGCATGACAGCAAACTACCGGCGATACCGGCCGATCGAGCGGGCCGGCAGCAGGCAGGTGCGCACAAAACCGCGGTGGCCGGCGTCAGCCGGTGGATTTGTCGACATCGACCAGAATCGGCGAGGTCAGCGCCCAGCGAATCGTCCGGGTCAGGCCTTCGCCGGCCGCCCGGACGACCGTGCCCTCGGCCAGCGGCAGGTAGGGCAGCCGGAGCGGCCAGCGTGTCCACCAGGGAAGCAGGCCGACCGCCGCCGCCGTCAGTACGCCGTACGCGGGCCGCGCGGCGAACGGGACCGGCGGGTGCACCAGGATGAATCGCGCCGCCTGCCGCGCCTCGGTGGTGCCGCGCAGTTCCGGCCGGTACGCCTGCAGCATCTCGTGCAGCTCGGCCACGGTCGTCGGCGGATCCAGCACGCCCAGCGCGCGAGCGA from Kribbella flavida DSM 17836 harbors:
- a CDS encoding ParA family protein, with product MIIVTAALKGGVGKTTTSVYLAALASSNRRTSTLIDADPQGSAADWIETSDDDHLARIEITEAPTERLLTKALDKVPPEGIGVVDMPPSHERLLNKALERARIVIIPTRVGGVETPRVKAVLDLVPDDTPVGLVICSARTYTRSYQETMQQYADENIPVWGSIPERVSITAGPTGPLAEDGLEAYRKVWRKILAAARS
- a CDS encoding ROK family transcriptional regulator yields the protein MPLRPNRPLPLATPAGVEVLTRILTQGPIPRVQIARRTGLSQAAVTKAVAPLIEAGFVTDEPVAPTEGSGESQLGIGRPVSPLTVLADSVSVIGVKVTPTGLIGVTTDLTAGIRTVRHSPLRDSSTETVIPRIVELARELMDFLDDQANGAGPLIGIGVAVSGDVDAAHGVVRDSPFMGWREVPLAATLTEELGAPVVVTNDVRALTVAEHWFGVGVDADSFAVVTIGSGVGCGLYLNGEVVSGAYGVSGELGHLPLAPGELICTCGRRGCVETVASSDAILARTRETTGRPELDLAGAIELAHAGDEHAREAFDQAGEVIGSALAAMVNLVGPELVVIAGEGVADYDLYEQRMRRAFSAHAFGAAGDCRLMLRSHTFDDWARGAAATVIRSYVRGEPPLQR